The following coding sequences lie in one Mycobacterium gordonae genomic window:
- a CDS encoding FadD3 family acyl-CoA ligase, translating into MTAHPANQVHPANQVWQTIPGMVLSAADRFGEAEAVVDGALRYTFTELCNRIRCAAGAFADLGIQKGERVAIWAPNSAAWIVAAFGLLTAGGVLVPVNTRFKADEAGDIIVRSGVRAVLVQQGFLGQEYHAPAGVPVIDLKSDFLSSGEPFERPINGSDISDIIFTSGTTGRPKGAMMNHRQTLRMYEEWATLADLREGDRYLQINPYFHTFGLKAGLVTSFLRGATMLPVAVFDLDSVVDLIDRERVTMLPGPPTLYHSLLTVADKSRLSTLRAGVTGAADIPVELVRRIHGELPFQTLMTGYGLTEAGNVTLSRPGDSFEDVATTAGLPCAGVEVRIGEGGEVLVRGYGVMQGYLDDPIATAEAIDAEGWLHTGDLGDFDDAGRLRIVGRKKDMFIVGGFNAYPAEIEGHLISHPAVAQAAVIGVPDERLGQVGKAFVVRKSPVGATELIDWCRDRMAGFKVPRAVEFLEALPLNATGKVVKDLLR; encoded by the coding sequence GTGACGGCCCACCCGGCCAATCAGGTCCACCCGGCCAATCAGGTCTGGCAGACCATCCCTGGGATGGTCTTGAGCGCGGCGGACCGCTTCGGGGAGGCCGAAGCGGTCGTGGACGGCGCGCTGCGCTACACCTTCACTGAACTCTGCAATCGGATCCGCTGTGCCGCAGGTGCGTTCGCTGATCTAGGCATTCAAAAGGGCGAGCGGGTGGCGATCTGGGCGCCCAATTCGGCAGCGTGGATTGTCGCCGCGTTCGGGCTGCTCACCGCCGGCGGTGTGCTGGTACCGGTCAATACGAGGTTCAAGGCCGACGAGGCGGGCGACATCATCGTACGCAGCGGGGTCAGGGCCGTCCTGGTGCAGCAAGGCTTCCTGGGGCAGGAATACCACGCGCCCGCGGGCGTCCCCGTCATCGACCTCAAGTCTGACTTCCTTTCCAGCGGTGAACCTTTCGAACGACCGATCAACGGCAGCGACATCTCGGACATCATCTTCACCTCCGGCACCACCGGCCGTCCGAAGGGCGCGATGATGAATCACCGCCAAACGCTGCGCATGTACGAGGAATGGGCGACCCTGGCGGACCTGCGGGAGGGTGACCGCTATCTGCAGATCAATCCCTACTTCCACACGTTCGGTTTGAAGGCCGGACTGGTCACATCGTTTCTGCGCGGCGCGACGATGTTGCCGGTGGCGGTGTTCGATCTGGATTCGGTGGTGGATCTCATTGACCGCGAACGTGTCACGATGCTGCCCGGCCCGCCGACCCTCTATCACTCGTTGCTGACTGTCGCCGACAAATCCCGGCTCTCGACGTTGCGCGCAGGTGTGACCGGGGCGGCGGACATCCCCGTCGAACTGGTTCGTCGCATCCACGGCGAGTTGCCGTTCCAGACGTTGATGACCGGTTACGGCCTGACCGAAGCCGGCAACGTCACCTTGTCCAGGCCCGGTGACTCCTTCGAAGATGTGGCCACGACGGCGGGACTGCCCTGCGCCGGCGTCGAGGTACGCATCGGAGAGGGCGGTGAGGTGCTGGTCCGCGGCTACGGTGTCATGCAGGGTTATCTGGATGACCCTATTGCGACCGCGGAAGCGATCGACGCCGAAGGCTGGTTGCACACCGGCGACCTGGGCGACTTCGACGACGCGGGGCGGCTGCGCATCGTCGGCCGCAAGAAGGACATGTTCATCGTCGGCGGCTTCAACGCCTATCCGGCCGAGATCGAGGGCCATCTGATCAGCCATCCAGCCGTCGCCCAAGCCGCGGTCATCGGTGTGCCCGACGAGCGGCTCGGACAGGTCGGCAAGGCGTTCGTCGTTCGGAAAAGCCCGGTCGGCGCAACGGAATTGATCGACTGGTGCCGTGACCGCATGGCGGGCTTCAAGGTACCGCGGGCGGTGGAGTTCCTTGAGGCGCTGCCGCTCAATGCGACCGGCAAGGTGGTCAAGGACCTGTTGCGATGA
- a CDS encoding amidohydrolase family protein: MGQLSHRVDVPFPLFDADNHLYEPPEALTKFLPKEYKDYVQYVQINGRTKIALRGVISNYIPNPTFEVVARPGAWEEYFKYGNPDGKTKRELFGEPMRAIPAFFEPGPRLEKMNELGLDRTLMFPTLASLIEERLRDDPVAIHVLIHALNQWLDEVWGFNYQNRIFTTPVITLPIVEKAIEELEWVVKRGARCILIRPAPVPGFRGPRSFALPEFDPFWERVVEHDLLVGMHSSDSGYSRYTSEWDGADQEMLPFQTNAMGILNEWRPIQDAVGSWVIHGALYRHPKLKVAIVEAGSKWMTPLLDGLAEVFRKAPEAFPSDPVETVKNRIYVSPFFEEGIDDLISLVGVDQVLYGSDWPHPEGLAEPTYYINALSHLPVESQAKIMGGNLGRLVSV, from the coding sequence ATGGGGCAGTTGTCGCACCGGGTGGACGTCCCGTTCCCGCTGTTCGACGCGGATAACCATCTCTACGAACCGCCGGAGGCGCTGACCAAGTTCCTGCCCAAGGAGTACAAGGACTACGTCCAGTACGTACAGATCAACGGCCGCACCAAGATTGCGCTGCGCGGCGTCATCAGCAATTACATTCCCAACCCGACCTTCGAGGTCGTTGCCCGGCCGGGTGCCTGGGAGGAGTACTTCAAGTACGGCAACCCCGACGGCAAGACCAAACGCGAGCTGTTCGGTGAGCCGATGCGCGCGATTCCGGCATTTTTCGAGCCCGGCCCGCGGCTGGAGAAGATGAACGAGCTGGGGTTGGACCGCACCCTGATGTTCCCGACGCTGGCCAGCCTGATCGAGGAGCGACTGCGCGACGACCCGGTCGCCATCCACGTCCTGATCCACGCGCTCAACCAGTGGCTCGACGAGGTCTGGGGCTTCAACTACCAGAACCGCATCTTCACCACACCGGTCATCACCCTGCCGATCGTGGAGAAGGCGATCGAGGAGCTGGAATGGGTGGTCAAGCGGGGGGCGCGGTGCATCCTGATCCGCCCCGCGCCGGTCCCCGGGTTTCGCGGTCCCCGGTCGTTCGCGCTGCCCGAATTCGACCCGTTCTGGGAACGCGTCGTCGAGCACGACCTGCTGGTCGGCATGCACTCCAGCGACAGCGGCTATTCCCGGTACACCTCCGAGTGGGACGGTGCCGACCAGGAGATGCTGCCGTTCCAGACCAACGCGATGGGCATTCTCAACGAGTGGCGGCCGATCCAGGACGCAGTGGGCTCGTGGGTGATTCACGGTGCGCTCTACCGCCACCCCAAGCTGAAGGTCGCGATCGTCGAGGCCGGTTCGAAATGGATGACTCCGCTGCTGGACGGTCTTGCCGAGGTCTTTCGCAAAGCGCCGGAAGCTTTCCCGAGCGACCCGGTCGAAACGGTGAAGAACCGGATCTACGTCAGCCCCTTCTTCGAGGAGGGCATCGACGACCTGATCAGCCTGGTCGGCGTGGACCAGGTGCTCTACGGCTCGGACTGGCCGCATCCGGAAGGGCTGGCGGAGCCGACCTATTACATCAATGCGTTGTCGCACTTACCCGTTGAGTCGCAGGCGAAGATCATGGGCGGTAACCTCGGGCGCCTTGTCTCGGTGTGA
- a CDS encoding lipoprotein LpqH has protein sequence MQNRTAAVSALFAVAVLGACSAPSQGQLASTATVNINGTEVRPDLVRCYQQEWYRTIALGNDDSGATAVLDQRRHPTTTISVRFHNLGGFTGTTTAAPGGGGAAETRFDGGNFIISGTANGATTAKPTEAATVDFKIKATC, from the coding sequence GTGCAGAACCGAACCGCGGCGGTGTCGGCGTTGTTCGCCGTCGCCGTCCTCGGCGCCTGCAGCGCACCGTCGCAGGGCCAACTCGCCAGCACCGCGACCGTCAACATCAACGGCACCGAGGTGCGGCCCGACCTGGTCAGGTGCTATCAGCAGGAGTGGTACCGGACGATCGCCCTGGGCAACGACGACTCCGGTGCGACGGCCGTCCTCGACCAGCGCCGGCATCCGACGACCACCATCTCGGTGCGCTTCCATAACCTGGGCGGGTTCACCGGCACCACCACGGCCGCGCCGGGCGGTGGCGGCGCGGCCGAGACCCGCTTCGACGGTGGCAACTTCATCATCAGCGGCACCGCCAACGGCGCCACCACCGCCAAGCCGACCGAAGCCGCGACGGTGGATTTCAAGATCAAGGCCACCTGCTGA
- a CDS encoding enoyl-CoA hydratase/isomerase family protein, translating into MVELEFDDFDTGLAVLTIDRPHARNAIALETMGQLEQALHSAVGALALVIKGAGDRAFISGGDLKELSALRTEQDAAAMAKRMRDVCDRIAGFPAPVIAALNGHAFGGGAEVAVAADIRVAADDVKIAFNQVQLEIMPAWGGAERLAALVGKSRALLLAGSGTALDATDAERIGLVDVVLPRASFDSADKGWRSIATSLARRPAAEIKRVITGVSADEAIASFARLWVADAHWAAAGRVMNRTANPRPAAGGAK; encoded by the coding sequence ATGGTCGAGCTAGAGTTCGACGATTTCGACACCGGACTGGCGGTACTCACCATCGACCGCCCCCATGCTCGCAACGCCATCGCGCTGGAGACCATGGGGCAGCTTGAGCAGGCACTGCATTCGGCCGTCGGCGCCCTGGCGCTGGTCATCAAGGGCGCCGGCGATCGGGCTTTCATATCCGGCGGAGATCTCAAAGAACTCAGCGCGCTGCGCACCGAGCAGGACGCAGCGGCGATGGCGAAACGGATGCGCGACGTCTGCGATCGGATCGCCGGGTTCCCGGCTCCGGTGATCGCGGCGCTGAACGGTCACGCCTTCGGGGGCGGCGCCGAAGTCGCTGTGGCCGCGGACATCCGGGTTGCCGCCGACGACGTCAAGATCGCCTTCAACCAGGTGCAGCTGGAGATCATGCCGGCGTGGGGCGGCGCCGAGCGCCTGGCCGCGCTGGTCGGCAAGAGCCGGGCACTGTTGTTGGCGGGCAGCGGAACTGCGCTTGACGCGACCGACGCCGAACGCATCGGGCTCGTCGATGTGGTGCTGCCGCGAGCATCGTTCGACTCGGCCGACAAGGGATGGCGTTCGATCGCCACCTCGCTGGCCCGCCGTCCCGCCGCCGAGATAAAGCGCGTAATCACCGGAGTTTCCGCTGATGAGGCGATAGCATCGTTTGCACGGCTGTGGGTGGCTGACGCGCACTGGGCGGCCGCGGGGCGGGTCATGAACCGCACAGCCAATCCGCGCCCGGCAGCCGGAGGAGCGAAATGA
- a CDS encoding TetR/AcrR family transcriptional regulator produces the protein MTSARRIGAPDAKNRGLLLDAAERLMLEEGYAAVTSRRLANEAGLKPQLVHYYFRTMEELFLAVFRRRAESGLQAQAQLLQSPQPLWALWKFGSDPGFARISMEFMALANHRKEMRAEIAYYGERFRDEQRRAVSAALQRYAVNTDDVPPMVWTVFMTSLSRFLVLEQALGMSDGHAETTEFVERHLRRLEGEPQADTFGSQESHQVRSEQSTPLSPSLDTTTFPSTDTVQ, from the coding sequence ATGACATCGGCGCGCAGAATCGGGGCACCCGACGCGAAGAATCGCGGCCTGCTGCTTGACGCGGCCGAGCGGCTGATGCTCGAAGAAGGTTACGCCGCAGTGACTTCGCGGCGGCTGGCCAATGAGGCGGGACTCAAGCCGCAGCTGGTGCATTACTACTTCCGCACCATGGAAGAGTTGTTCCTGGCCGTTTTTCGGCGACGGGCCGAGTCGGGCCTGCAGGCGCAGGCGCAGCTGCTGCAGTCGCCGCAGCCGCTGTGGGCGCTGTGGAAGTTCGGGTCCGATCCCGGTTTCGCCCGGATCTCCATGGAATTCATGGCGCTGGCGAATCATCGCAAGGAAATGCGGGCCGAGATCGCCTACTACGGTGAGCGTTTTCGCGACGAACAACGCCGCGCGGTGTCGGCGGCGTTGCAGCGTTATGCGGTCAACACCGACGATGTGCCGCCGATGGTGTGGACCGTCTTCATGACCAGCCTCTCGCGATTCCTGGTGCTGGAGCAGGCGTTGGGCATGTCGGATGGTCACGCCGAAACCACCGAGTTCGTCGAGCGTCACCTGCGCCGTCTGGAAGGCGAACCGCAGGCGGACACGTTCGGGAGCCAGGAATCTCACCAGGTTCGCAGCGAACAAAGCACGCCCTTGTCCCCGTCCCTGGACACGACGACGTTCCCGTCGACCGACACCGTGCAGTGA
- a CDS encoding cytochrome P450, whose amino-acid sequence MSDYDTIDFFTDPTLVPDPYPYFDYLRSRNPVLRLPHYGVVAVTGHEEATAVYKDTDSFSNCVALGGPFPPLPFTPEGDDINAQIDAHRQSFPMYEHMVTMDPPDHSRARSILSRLLTPSRLRQNEEFMWRLADRQLDEFLVNGACEFIGEYSKPFATLVIADLLGVPEEDHKEFRIVLGADRPGRVGALDHESVGINPLEFLDDKFSGYIEDRRAHPRDDVLTALATAKYPDGSTPEVIDVVRSATFLFAAGQETTAKLLSAALQVIGERQDIQQQLRDDRSLIPGFIEESLRMESPVKSDSRLARRATRVGGVDIPAGTVVMVLPGAANRDPRRFDNPHEFRIDRRNVREHMAFARGVHSCPGGPLARVEGRVSIERILDRMAAIGINEAHHGPADARRYTYEPTYILRGLNQLHLTFTPQ is encoded by the coding sequence ATGAGCGACTACGACACCATCGACTTCTTCACCGATCCGACGCTGGTCCCCGATCCGTATCCGTACTTCGATTACCTGCGTAGCCGCAACCCGGTACTGCGGCTCCCCCACTACGGGGTCGTGGCCGTCACCGGGCACGAAGAGGCCACCGCGGTCTACAAAGACACCGACTCCTTCTCGAACTGCGTCGCACTGGGTGGGCCCTTCCCGCCGCTGCCGTTCACCCCCGAGGGTGACGACATCAACGCTCAGATCGACGCGCACCGCCAGAGCTTCCCGATGTATGAGCACATGGTGACCATGGATCCGCCCGATCACAGCCGGGCGCGGTCGATCCTGAGCCGGTTGCTGACACCGAGCAGACTCAGGCAGAACGAGGAGTTCATGTGGCGCCTCGCCGACCGTCAGCTCGACGAGTTCCTGGTCAACGGTGCATGCGAGTTCATTGGAGAGTACTCAAAGCCGTTCGCCACGTTGGTTATTGCCGACCTACTGGGGGTTCCCGAAGAGGACCATAAGGAATTCCGGATCGTGCTGGGCGCCGATCGGCCGGGCCGCGTGGGGGCGCTCGATCACGAGTCAGTAGGCATCAACCCGCTGGAGTTCCTCGACGACAAGTTCTCCGGATACATCGAGGACCGGCGCGCGCATCCGCGCGACGACGTGCTGACCGCGCTGGCCACCGCGAAGTACCCGGACGGATCGACGCCCGAGGTGATCGACGTAGTCCGTTCCGCCACTTTCCTTTTCGCCGCCGGACAGGAGACGACGGCCAAGCTGCTCAGCGCAGCGTTACAGGTGATCGGCGAGCGGCAGGACATCCAGCAGCAGCTCCGCGACGACCGTAGCCTGATACCCGGGTTCATCGAGGAATCGCTGCGCATGGAGAGCCCGGTCAAGAGTGACTCCCGACTGGCCCGCCGGGCCACCCGGGTGGGCGGGGTCGACATTCCCGCCGGCACCGTGGTGATGGTGTTACCCGGTGCGGCAAACCGCGATCCACGCCGCTTCGACAACCCGCACGAATTCCGGATCGACCGCAGGAACGTCAGGGAGCACATGGCTTTCGCACGTGGGGTGCACTCCTGCCCGGGCGGTCCGCTGGCTCGCGTGGAGGGCCGGGTGTCCATCGAACGCATCCTGGACCGGATGGCCGCGATCGGAATCAACGAAGCCCACCACGGTCCGGCCGACGCTCGCCGTTACACCTACGAGCCGACCTACATCCTGCGCGGACTCAACCAACTGCATCTCACGTTCACGCCGCAGTAG
- a CDS encoding cytochrome C oxidase subunit IV family protein, giving the protein MKLNKRLLFVWVVLAALTVSYLWIDHSAGGSLRSNVVVTSSVIAIALIKVRIIFREFMEVRQAPALLCRLTDAWVLLIAAGLFGSYFVGLAVR; this is encoded by the coding sequence GTGAAATTGAACAAGAGGCTGCTCTTCGTCTGGGTCGTGCTGGCTGCCCTGACGGTGAGCTACCTGTGGATCGATCACTCGGCTGGCGGGTCGCTGCGATCCAACGTGGTAGTCACATCAAGCGTCATCGCCATCGCACTCATCAAGGTGCGCATCATCTTTCGGGAGTTCATGGAAGTTCGGCAAGCGCCTGCCCTGCTCTGCCGGCTGACCGACGCATGGGTGCTGCTGATCGCCGCCGGATTGTTCGGCAGCTACTTCGTGGGGCTGGCCGTGCGTTGA
- a CDS encoding cytochrome c oxidase subunit 3 produces the protein MSELTGKGNRAPFVPGQPDMWAFVLFETSVFTAYFGFYLFYRARSPELFLQSQAHLALRVGVLNTLVLLLSSWSVARCVQSARAGAYRAALRDVIVTAALAALFLLFKVFEWARLVRTGHGFGSKEDSNDFFTYYFFLTGIHFVHLLIGFVALGVIGYRLRGVRRGTGESQVIIETSATYWHTVDFLWVLIFALLYVVR, from the coding sequence ATGAGTGAGCTGACCGGCAAAGGCAACCGTGCCCCGTTCGTGCCGGGACAGCCGGACATGTGGGCATTCGTCTTATTCGAAACATCGGTCTTCACCGCGTATTTCGGCTTCTACCTGTTCTATCGCGCCCGCAGCCCGGAGCTGTTCCTGCAATCTCAGGCGCACCTGGCCCTGCGCGTCGGCGTGCTCAACACGCTGGTGCTGCTGCTCAGTTCCTGGTCGGTGGCGCGATGCGTGCAGTCCGCCCGCGCCGGCGCCTATCGGGCGGCGCTTCGGGACGTGATCGTCACCGCGGCGCTCGCCGCGCTCTTCTTGCTGTTCAAGGTGTTCGAATGGGCCCGGTTGGTGCGGACAGGTCATGGCTTCGGCAGCAAGGAAGACAGCAACGACTTCTTCACGTACTACTTCTTCCTCACCGGCATCCACTTCGTGCACCTGCTGATCGGATTCGTCGCCCTCGGTGTCATCGGCTACCGGCTCCGTGGTGTCCGGCGCGGGACCGGGGAATCCCAGGTGATCATCGAAACGTCCGCGACCTACTGGCACACAGTCGATTTCCTGTGGGTATTGATCTTCGCGCTGCTGTACGTGGTGAGGTGA
- a CDS encoding TetR/AcrR family transcriptional regulator, producing the protein MDAALKLIGEHGVGGTSLQMIADAIGVTKAAVYHQYRTKEQIVIALTERELGGLEEALEAAEAYGHRTEARDVLLKRVIDVAVQRRGAASTLQFDPVIVRLLADHQPFQRFIQRLYGVLVDDAAEDARVSAAMLSGAIAVGVLHPLVADIDDDTLRAQLLRITRRLFDGD; encoded by the coding sequence TTGGATGCGGCACTGAAGCTGATCGGCGAGCACGGCGTCGGCGGAACATCCCTGCAGATGATCGCCGATGCCATCGGGGTGACGAAAGCGGCTGTCTATCACCAATACCGAACGAAGGAACAGATCGTCATCGCACTCACCGAGCGGGAATTGGGCGGTCTCGAGGAAGCCTTGGAAGCTGCGGAAGCATACGGCCACCGGACCGAGGCCCGCGACGTCCTCCTCAAACGGGTGATCGATGTCGCCGTGCAACGACGCGGCGCGGCAAGCACTTTGCAGTTCGACCCCGTCATCGTCCGCCTGCTGGCCGATCACCAACCGTTCCAGCGCTTCATCCAGCGCCTCTACGGAGTACTGGTCGACGACGCCGCCGAGGACGCGCGGGTGTCGGCGGCGATGTTGTCGGGTGCGATCGCGGTCGGCGTGCTGCACCCACTCGTAGCCGACATCGACGACGACACGCTGCGCGCCCAGTTGCTGCGGATCACCCGCCGACTCTTCGACGGGGATTGA
- a CDS encoding twin-arginine translocation pathway signal, with amino-acid sequence MTDARTERRWLHRCLSRWRAIVLTLLVVGTTGFSAGYFFFVYRSDMDTDRAVTREVVKAASEGTVALLSYSPATLGRDMDNAKSRITENYLRYYQQFADQIVGPSTQRAQVTTTATVIRAAVAELNPNSAVVLVFVKQKTASKEKPDPVVTSSSLRVTLKKVNSSWLIEKFESM; translated from the coding sequence GTGACGGATGCGCGCACCGAACGGCGCTGGCTGCATCGCTGTCTGTCGCGGTGGCGGGCTATCGTGTTGACGCTTCTGGTTGTCGGCACCACCGGTTTCAGCGCCGGCTATTTCTTCTTCGTGTACCGATCGGACATGGACACCGACCGCGCGGTCACCCGCGAGGTCGTCAAGGCCGCCAGCGAAGGCACCGTGGCGTTGCTGTCCTATTCGCCCGCCACGCTCGGGCGCGATATGGACAACGCCAAATCCAGGATCACCGAGAATTATCTGCGCTATTACCAGCAGTTCGCCGACCAGATCGTGGGACCGTCGACCCAGCGTGCGCAAGTCACCACCACCGCCACCGTGATCAGGGCCGCGGTCGCCGAGCTGAATCCGAATTCGGCCGTCGTACTGGTTTTCGTAAAACAAAAGACGGCAAGCAAGGAAAAACCGGATCCGGTGGTGACATCGAGCAGCCTTCGGGTAACGTTGAAAAAGGTCAACAGTTCATGGCTTATTGAGAAATTCGAGAGCATGTGA
- a CDS encoding Rv2253/PknI dimerization domain-containing protein: MRRVEEQRVMRSVSATVSATLAVGGVAVMLHTAPPAAAYNPAINGRFTATLIGDYARTRTVYHDEAVVQSTWTISSSCSTAQDCSGQVVSDQGWTAPMTMHDGLNWYVKRDVPNWETCDDGTTFTGHEVFYFYPANPETGENVLGSAVLAGREHIAGASGACGTNAPLYIEQPFRLDRIG, translated from the coding sequence ATGCGGCGCGTCGAGGAGCAGCGGGTGATGCGTTCAGTAAGTGCGACGGTCAGCGCCACCCTCGCGGTGGGCGGCGTGGCGGTCATGCTCCATACGGCCCCGCCGGCCGCGGCCTACAACCCGGCCATCAACGGCAGATTTACCGCCACCCTGATCGGCGACTATGCGCGGACCCGAACCGTGTATCACGACGAAGCAGTGGTGCAGAGCACCTGGACGATCAGCTCGTCGTGTTCGACCGCGCAGGACTGCAGCGGCCAAGTGGTGAGCGACCAGGGCTGGACGGCCCCGATGACCATGCACGACGGGCTCAACTGGTACGTCAAGCGCGACGTCCCGAACTGGGAGACCTGCGACGACGGCACCACGTTCACCGGCCACGAGGTGTTTTATTTCTATCCCGCTAACCCGGAAACCGGTGAAAACGTGCTTGGTTCAGCGGTTCTGGCCGGACGGGAGCATATCGCCGGCGCCAGCGGTGCCTGCGGCACGAACGCCCCGCTGTACATCGAGCAACCGTTCCGGCTGGATAGGATCGGCTGA
- a CDS encoding MCE family protein, which yields MLTRFIRIQLAIFAIVGVIGLFVMVIYYVQAPTLLGIGKMTVTLELRETGNLYRFSNVTYRGIQIGKVTGVELTPRGAKATMRLDTSPKIPADLDAEVRSISAVGEQYVDLRPRTDSGPFLHDGSVIAAKDTKIPQPIGPVLDQTSALLNSIPQGKLTQLLDESFKAFNGASYDFGSLFDSSAQISGDLNGVSDRARSLTEDTGPLLDSQAQTAGSIRRWAHSLAGFTGQLATNDPQVRTLLEDGPEALNEASRLLDQIKPTLPVLLANLTTIGQIGVTYHASLEQVLVILPPFTAAIQSFLGTKSPTGLATGAFNLILSDPPACTVGFLPPSQWRSPADTTTIDTPDGLYCKLPQDSPIGVRGARNYPCMGHPGKRAPTVEICDSDKPFMPLAMRQHAFGTYPLDPNLLAQGIPPDDRVNQNRERIFGPVDGTPLPPGVVPPPAGASVAPGITPQAPMGQVTSIAPLDQAENPAPAAATPGASPSAAPSAFGRNESPGPSVAFAQYNPENGSYVAPDGQVYRQTDLVASKAPKTWKDMFAI from the coding sequence ATGCTGACCCGCTTCATCCGAATCCAGTTGGCGATCTTCGCGATTGTGGGCGTCATCGGCCTGTTCGTGATGGTCATCTACTATGTGCAGGCGCCGACGCTGCTCGGGATCGGCAAGATGACGGTCACGCTGGAACTGCGTGAGACCGGAAACCTCTACCGCTTCAGCAATGTCACGTATCGCGGCATACAGATCGGCAAGGTCACCGGCGTGGAGCTGACCCCTCGCGGCGCGAAAGCCACGATGCGGCTGGACACTTCGCCGAAGATCCCGGCGGATCTGGATGCGGAGGTGCGCAGCATCTCGGCGGTGGGCGAGCAGTACGTCGACCTACGGCCACGAACCGACTCGGGCCCCTTTCTGCACGACGGCTCGGTGATCGCGGCGAAGGACACCAAGATTCCGCAGCCGATCGGTCCTGTACTTGATCAGACCAGCGCGCTGCTCAACAGCATCCCGCAGGGCAAGCTGACGCAGCTGCTCGACGAGTCGTTCAAGGCATTCAACGGCGCCAGTTACGATTTCGGCTCGCTGTTCGACTCCTCAGCACAAATCTCCGGTGACCTCAATGGGGTCTCCGACCGGGCGCGCAGCCTGACCGAGGATACCGGGCCGCTGCTGGACAGTCAGGCGCAGACGGCCGGCTCGATCCGCCGGTGGGCCCACAGCCTGGCCGGATTCACCGGCCAACTGGCGACCAACGATCCGCAGGTGCGCACGCTGCTGGAAGACGGGCCGGAAGCGCTCAACGAGGCCTCCCGGTTGCTGGACCAGATCAAGCCGACGCTGCCGGTGCTGCTGGCCAACCTCACCACCATCGGCCAGATCGGCGTGACCTATCACGCATCCCTTGAGCAGGTGCTGGTGATACTGCCGCCGTTCACCGCCGCCATTCAGTCGTTTCTGGGCACCAAGAGCCCGACCGGATTGGCCACGGGCGCGTTCAATCTCATCCTCAGCGACCCGCCCGCGTGTACGGTCGGCTTCCTGCCACCGAGCCAATGGCGATCACCGGCCGACACCACCACCATCGACACGCCTGACGGGTTGTACTGCAAGCTCCCGCAGGACTCACCGATCGGGGTGCGCGGTGCCCGCAACTATCCCTGCATGGGACATCCCGGAAAGCGGGCGCCCACGGTCGAAATCTGCGATAGCGACAAGCCGTTCATGCCACTGGCCATGAGACAGCACGCATTCGGCACCTACCCGTTGGACCCGAACCTGCTCGCGCAGGGCATCCCGCCCGACGACCGGGTCAACCAGAACCGCGAACGGATCTTCGGGCCGGTCGACGGAACACCGCTGCCGCCTGGGGTGGTGCCGCCTCCCGCGGGAGCATCGGTGGCGCCCGGAATCACCCCGCAGGCGCCGATGGGCCAGGTGACTTCCATTGCACCGCTGGACCAGGCTGAAAACCCGGCCCCGGCCGCGGCAACGCCCGGCGCATCCCCCTCCGCGGCTCCGAGTGCGTTCGGGCGCAACGAATCCCCGGGTCCCTCGGTGGCGTTCGCTCAATACAATCCGGAGAACGGCAGCTACGTGGCTCCCGATGGGCAGGTCTACCGTCAGACGGATCTCGTCGCTTCCAAGGCGCCGAAGACGTGGAAGGACATGTTCGCCATCTGA